A portion of the Perca flavescens isolate YP-PL-M2 unplaced genomic scaffold, PFLA_1.0 EPR50_1.1_unplaced_scaf_7, whole genome shotgun sequence genome contains these proteins:
- the LOC114552071 gene encoding ATP-dependent DNA helicase PIF1-like isoform X1, translating into MMTYKENVPEYNTRSESTGTTITRQAPNLDSTLLRQMYQNLNQKQASVFYTIRDWCLKRVCGLNPEQFFYINGGAGTGKSHVIKCIHAEASKILCRLPRYAEEADISKPTVLLTAFTGTAAFNISGTTLHSLLKLPRSLKPPFQGLGNKLDEVRAELSNAEIIIIDEVSMVSKFLFAYVDVRLRKIKGIQRPFGGMSVLAVGDFHQLPPVRQSKPLCVYDPTQLDLWHQHFYMITLTEIMRQKDYVLFAEMLNRIRVKGKSDGFSEEDRALLSQAVIEPAHCPKDILHIFATNKQVDAHNSASLDLFHSDIVKIDADDYKKDLKNGRMARHAIPFQGTNKELPDSIKVAIGARVMITRNINVQAGLCNGTFAQIAQIVTSEGGPHISKLGLELVNENAGNKHSSTGAADNIVYIDREEEKLMQKGVVRRQFPIKLAFACTIHKVQGMTTSSAAVSLKNIFEHGMAYVALSRVTSLSGLHILDMDEQKIYSNPDITTGLANMNEASIERIISGARYIGRRYNIGRYGHFFTHRYRSDVKIGPMNRADVNYSCVFDVCRLRCECVRI; encoded by the coding sequence ATGATGACATACAAAGAGAATGTACCAGAATATAATACTAGGTCAGAAAGTACAGGAACTACAATCACGAGACAGGCCCCTAACTTAGATTCCACATTGTTACGCCAAATGTATCAGAACTTGAACCAGAAGCAAGCTTCCGTCTTTTACACCATCAGAGACTGGTGCTTAAAGCGTGTCTGTGGCTTAAACCCAGAACAGTTCTTTTACATTAATGGTGGTGCTGGAACAGGCAAGTCCCACGTTATCAAATGCATCCATGCTGAGGCTTCCAAAATATTGTGCAGACTTCCGCGATATGCAGAGGAAGCAGATATATCTAAACCTACTGTCCTGTTAACCGCATTCACTGGCACTGCAGCGTTCAACATTTCAGGTACAACATTGCATTCTCTCCTCAAGCTGCCAAGAAGTCTAAAGCCTCCGTTCCAAGGCCTTGGCAATAAACTAGATGAAGTCAGGGCTGAGCTTTCAAATGctgaaataataattattgatgAAGTATCTATGGTCTCAAAGTTTCTCTTTGCCTACGTGGATGTGAGATTGAGGAAAATCAAAGGAATTCAGAGACCTTTTGGTGGAATGTCAGTCCTTGCTGTTGGAGATTTCCATCAGTTACCACCTGTTAGACAGTCTAAACCTCTTTGCGTATATGATCCCACTCAACTCGACCTCTGGCATCAGCATTTTTATATGATCACACTCACTGAGATTATGCGTCAGAAAGATTATGTCCTTTTTGCTGAGATGCTAAACCGTATCCGTGTCAAAGGAAAGTCAGATGGATTTTCAGAGGAAGACAGAGCTTTGCTTTCACAGGCTGTAATTGAACCGGCACACTGTCCAAAGGACATACTGCACATTTTTGCTACAAATAAACAGGTTGATGCACACAACTCTGCATCGTTAGATCTGTTCCACTCAGACATTGTGAAAATAGATGCAGATGATTACAAAAAAGATCTTAAAAATGGTAGGATGGCAAGACATGCTATACCTTTCCAAGGCACCAACAAAGAGTTACCTGACTCAATTAAAGTTGCCATAGGTGCACGTGTCATGATTACCAGAAACATTAACGTACAAGCCGGTCTGTGCAACGGAACTTTCGCTCAAATAGCACAAATAGTGACTAGTGAAGGTGGTCCACACATCAGTAAACTTGGTCTAGAACTTGTCAATGAAAATGCAGGAAACAAACACAGTAGTACCGGTGCAGCTGATAATATTGTGTATATAGACCGGGAGGAAGAGAAACTGATGCAAAAGGGAGTGGTGCGCAGGCAGTTTCCCATTAAGCTTGCTTTTGCATGTACAATACACAAGGTGCAAGGTATGACAACTTCTTCAGCAGCTGTATCACTGAAAAACATCTTTGAACATGGAATGGCCTATGTAGCTCTCAGTAGAGTAACATCTCTCAGCGGACTACACATTTTAGATATGGATGAGCAAAAGATATACTCCAACCCTGATATTACCACAGGTCTCGCTAACATGAATGAAGCTTCAATAGAGCGCATAAttagtggtgcacgatatatcggccgccgatataatatcggccgatatggtcatttttttacacatcggtATCGTTCCGATGTCAAAATAGGGCCGATGAATAGGGCCGATGTGAATTattcctgtgtatttgacgtgtgtaggcttagatgtgagtgtgtgagaatttag
- the LOC114552071 gene encoding uncharacterized protein LOC114552071 isoform X2: protein MRWKEVITAIKNQQGEQVNFYELDWSSKCDILRSNPVTTMRMFDKRVEALFRDLILSPAQPIGKVVDYFYRLEFQNRGSPHIHCLIWVEGAPVFEVDSDQKVCDFVSRYITAELPDPITQPELYKKVTEVQMHSKNHSKTCVKYSDSNCRFGFPKQPAQATMIIRPGDNVDAEKEAAALTKLTTLKLLLNEPENTNLSLHRLLALCELTLDEYIECLCMTAKSSSVILKRNPKDSWVNGYNRNLLEAWDANLDIQFILNAYSCIAYMCSYISKAEHSLSEYLKTVIQNARHDNVNESDEMKQVMQAYSKKREISAQECVARVCGLHMKKCTRSVVFLQTDDNALKMSYPARS, encoded by the coding sequence ATGCGTTGGAAAGAGGTTATTACTGCTATAAAGAATCAACAAGGTGAACAAGTCAATTTTTATGAGCTTGACTGGTCCTCCAAGTGTGACATATTAAGAAGCAATCCTGTGACGACAATGCGCATGTTTGACAAACGTGTTGAGGCGCTTTTCAGAGATTTGATCCTTTCACCTGCACAGCCAATTGGCAAAGTTGTGGACTACTTTTACCGGTTGGAATTCCAGAACCGAGGAAGCCCACACATTCACTGTCTCATATGGGTGGAAGGAGCACCTGTCTTTGAGGTAGACTCTGATCAGAAGGTGTGTGATTTTGTTTCCAGGTACATCACAGCTGAGCTGCCTGATCCAATCACACAACCCGAACTGTACAAAAAAGTAACAGAAGTTCAGATGCACAGCAAAAACCATTCCAAGACTTGCGTTAAATACAGTGATTCTAATTGCCGTTTTGGATTTCCCAAACAACCTGCCCAAGCAACCATGATAATAAGACCAGGAGATAATGTTGATGCAGAAAAAGAAGCAGCAGCATTGACCAAGCTCACGACACTGAAACTGTTGCTTAATGAACCTGAAAACACAAATCTTAGTTTGCACCGACTTTTGGCTCTCTGTGAGCTCACCCTTGACGAATATATTGAATGTTTGTGTATGACAGCCAAATCCAGTTCGGTGATATTGAAGCGCAATCCTAAAGACAGTTGGGTAAATGGCTACAATCGTAACCTCCTTGAAGCCTGGGACGCCAATTTAGATATACAGTTCATTCTCAACGCTTACTCCTGTATTGCATATATGTGCAGCTACATTAGCAAAGCCGAACATAGTTTAAGTGAATACCTGAAAACAGTAATACAAAACGCGCGTCATGATAATGTCAATGAAAGCGATGAAATGAAACAAGTTATGCAGGCGTACtccaaaaaaagagagatcagTGCTCAAGAGTGTGTGGCACGTGTATGTGGTCTACACATGAAAAAGTGTACACGCAGTGTCGTATTTCTACAGACAGACGACAATGCGCTTAAAATGAGTTACCCCGCTCGTTCCTAG